One genomic window of Desulfuromonas sp. AOP6 includes the following:
- the hprK gene encoding HPr(Ser) kinase/phosphatase has product MPGLSIQELLSEKEAGLDLELLAGEKGLNNLVTVPRIQKPGLALAGYITNLHPDRIQVLGSTELSYLAHLPPDTAAANLRRLIALDNSCFIITKGQDAPEMLIREVESQGTPLLRTHHQSSTFISLITKFLEERLLPSTTVHGVLVEVAGVGVLILGKSGMGKSECALDLVLRGHRLVADDVVKVRLKLPSVLFGEGSDLLHYHMEIRGLGIINIKHLFGVAAIRERKKIDLAVELVEWEEGREYDRLGLEEQTYSLLGVEVPLLEIPVRPGRNMTSIVEVAARNQILKEMGYHSAIEFQDRLEKRMAEMARLHAHTIIGDNLE; this is encoded by the coding sequence GAGCTGTTGGCCGGTGAAAAAGGACTGAATAACCTGGTTACTGTGCCCCGTATCCAGAAGCCCGGACTGGCCCTGGCCGGGTATATCACCAACCTCCATCCAGATCGTATCCAGGTTCTTGGTTCTACCGAGCTCAGCTATCTTGCCCATCTCCCTCCTGACACGGCAGCCGCTAATTTGCGCCGTCTGATCGCTCTGGACAACTCCTGCTTTATCATTACAAAAGGGCAGGATGCCCCTGAGATGCTTATCCGGGAGGTGGAAAGCCAGGGCACACCCCTGTTGCGAACCCACCATCAAAGCTCTACATTTATTTCCCTTATTACAAAGTTTTTGGAAGAACGCCTGTTGCCTTCAACCACCGTTCACGGCGTCCTTGTTGAGGTTGCCGGTGTTGGCGTCCTTATCCTAGGCAAAAGCGGCATGGGGAAAAGTGAATGTGCTCTTGATCTGGTCTTGAGAGGTCATCGACTTGTTGCCGACGACGTCGTCAAGGTTCGGCTGAAGCTGCCTTCCGTTCTTTTCGGTGAAGGGAGCGACCTTCTGCACTATCATATGGAAATTCGGGGTCTCGGTATCATCAATATCAAACACCTCTTCGGCGTGGCGGCAATCCGTGAACGCAAAAAAATAGACCTCGCCGTGGAACTGGTTGAGTGGGAAGAAGGTCGAGAATATGATCGACTCGGACTTGAAGAACAAACGTACAGCCTTCTGGGTGTCGAAGTTCCCCTCCTCGAAATCCCTGTCAGGCCGGGACGCAATATGACCTCCATTGTCGAGGTGGCAGCTCGCAACCAGATCCTCAAGGAAATGGGATACCACAGCGCCATTGAATTTCAGGATCGCCTGGAAAAGCGCATGGCTGAAATGGCCCGCCTTCATGCCCATACCATCATCGGGGATAACCTGGAGTAG
- the rapZ gene encoding RNase adapter RapZ, with amino-acid sequence MRLIIITGMSGSGKSTAARALEDDGFFVVDNLPPVMLPKFLEVTQEERADTQGIAVVMDVRSRSFLHGCERVLASMAAQGHEVEILFFDATDEMLVRRYSETRRRHPMSLNGGVQDGILRERMLLEPLRKLSTTLINTTQFSPHQLRDKVINAVRGHEGSSPLAVCLQSFGFRYGLPPGSDLVIDVRFLPNPYFVRELRPFTGKDAAVQEFVLNQPTCQEFLQRFKGLLDFLLPQYRSEGKSYLTLSIGCTGGRHRSVTLVEALRPVFDVEGISLEIVHRDIAKG; translated from the coding sequence ATGCGTCTGATCATTATCACGGGAATGTCCGGATCTGGAAAAAGCACAGCCGCCCGCGCCCTTGAGGACGATGGTTTTTTTGTTGTCGATAATCTTCCTCCGGTGATGCTTCCCAAATTTCTTGAGGTGACCCAGGAGGAGAGGGCTGACACTCAGGGTATTGCCGTGGTCATGGATGTGCGCAGCCGAAGTTTCCTGCATGGTTGCGAGAGAGTTCTGGCCTCAATGGCAGCGCAGGGACATGAAGTCGAAATTCTTTTTTTTGATGCAACGGATGAGATGCTCGTCCGACGGTACTCGGAAACCCGGCGTCGGCATCCCATGTCTCTCAACGGCGGTGTTCAGGATGGTATTCTGCGTGAAAGAATGCTCTTGGAACCTCTGCGAAAATTAAGTACGACCCTCATAAATACGACCCAGTTTAGCCCCCATCAGTTGCGCGACAAGGTTATTAATGCGGTTCGCGGTCATGAAGGCAGTTCTCCTTTGGCCGTCTGCCTTCAATCTTTCGGCTTTCGCTATGGTCTTCCACCAGGTTCTGATCTGGTGATTGATGTCCGTTTTCTTCCCAATCCATACTTTGTCAGAGAACTTCGGCCTTTTACCGGCAAGGATGCTGCTGTGCAGGAATTCGTCCTGAATCAACCCACCTGCCAGGAGTTTCTCCAGCGTTTTAAGGGGCTTCTCGATTTTCTGCTGCCGCAATATCGTTCTGAAGGTAAAAGCTATCTGACTCTTTCCATCGGTTGTACGGGAGGACGGCATCGCAGTGTAACACTGGTTGAAGCGCTTCGACCCGTTTTTGATGTGGAGGGAATTTCACTCGAAATTGTTCATCGGGACATCGCGAAAGGATAG
- a CDS encoding PTS sugar transporter subunit IIA, whose product MVGLVIATHSNLAEEFIRAAEMIIGPVKNVRAVCIWQEDSVETIRERIDEAIETVGCDGDGVLIMTDMFGGTPANIAISFLEREKVDVLTGVNLPMIIKLLNSQESVSFHELGAMLRAYGQQSIYLASDMLS is encoded by the coding sequence ATGGTCGGTCTGGTTATTGCCACCCATTCCAATCTGGCCGAAGAATTTATTCGGGCGGCGGAAATGATCATCGGACCTGTCAAAAACGTCAGGGCTGTTTGCATTTGGCAGGAAGACAGTGTCGAGACGATTCGGGAACGCATTGACGAAGCCATTGAGACGGTGGGATGCGATGGCGACGGCGTTTTGATTATGACGGATATGTTTGGTGGAACGCCGGCCAATATTGCCATCTCCTTTCTTGAAAGGGAAAAAGTCGACGTTCTGACTGGCGTCAATCTGCCCATGATCATCAAACTTCTCAACAGCCAGGAATCCGTTTCTTTTCACGAATTGGGCGCCATGCTCAGGGCCTATGGCCAGCAGAGTATCTATCTGGCCAGCGACATGCTTTCCTGA
- a CDS encoding PTS sugar transporter subunit IIB, whose product MSIVLARIDNRLIHGQVLESWVPATRADCIVVASDSLPEQPFQKMLMKAAVPKNIRVEIEPVEEAVRLLASDDLAGKRVMILFANSSDSRHAHELGMPFTELNLGNMHAGTGKIRVTCTLALSDEDIENLRSLEREGIGIVSQCFPSDKKQRWEKLIKAPIK is encoded by the coding sequence ATGAGCATAGTATTGGCTCGCATTGATAACCGTCTGATTCACGGTCAGGTTCTCGAATCCTGGGTTCCCGCTACGCGGGCTGATTGTATCGTCGTTGCCAGCGATTCGCTTCCCGAGCAGCCTTTTCAGAAGATGTTGATGAAAGCGGCCGTACCCAAAAATATTCGGGTTGAAATCGAACCCGTAGAGGAAGCCGTTCGGTTGCTGGCTTCGGACGATCTGGCAGGCAAGCGGGTAATGATTCTCTTTGCCAACTCTTCGGACAGTCGTCATGCTCATGAGCTGGGGATGCCGTTCACGGAACTCAATCTTGGCAATATGCACGCCGGCACTGGCAAGATTCGGGTCACCTGTACGCTGGCCCTTAGTGATGAAGATATTGAGAATCTTCGCTCTCTGGAGAGAGAGGGGATTGGTATCGTTTCCCAGTGCTTTCCGTCGGACAAAAAACAAAGATGGGAAAAACTGATCAAGGCGCCCATAAAATAA
- a CDS encoding PTS sugar transporter subunit IIC, translated as MPIDKIFLAGFVAIFAGIDRTAMWQFMLSRPIVAAPLTGVLLGDAGAGLLVGVLVELLWLGRLPVGAAIPPDDTQVAVAATALTAILGPLQGYEGPAFAVLATIVTLPLGKVGQLFDRAARYGNGRLLTRAEEAVAEGRVDQIERLHLCGLGNFALAALATFVVLFISGSFLVTWGGPSVFPLIDKSIAWWIVAFPCIGAGAIMGTINVTRRATLFTASFATVFLTLWLL; from the coding sequence ATGCCTATCGATAAGATTTTTCTTGCTGGATTTGTCGCGATCTTTGCCGGAATAGACAGGACGGCCATGTGGCAGTTCATGCTTTCTCGTCCCATCGTGGCCGCGCCCCTGACTGGCGTTTTGCTTGGCGATGCCGGGGCGGGTTTGCTTGTGGGGGTCCTGGTTGAGCTGCTTTGGCTGGGCCGACTTCCCGTGGGGGCGGCCATCCCGCCGGACGATACCCAGGTGGCGGTGGCGGCAACCGCCCTGACAGCTATATTGGGGCCTCTGCAAGGATATGAGGGGCCTGCCTTCGCCGTACTGGCAACAATCGTCACGCTGCCCCTCGGTAAGGTCGGGCAGCTTTTCGACAGGGCGGCACGCTATGGTAACGGCCGACTTTTAACTCGAGCGGAAGAAGCCGTGGCAGAGGGAAGGGTGGACCAGATCGAACGATTGCATCTCTGTGGGTTGGGAAACTTTGCCTTGGCTGCCCTTGCCACCTTTGTTGTTCTCTTTATTTCGGGATCGTTCCTTGTGACCTGGGGCGGCCCGTCAGTCTTCCCCCTGATTGATAAATCAATCGCCTGGTGGATTGTCGCCTTTCCCTGTATCGGGGCGGGGGCCATTATGGGTACCATCAATGTGACGCGAAGAGCTACGTTGTTTACCGCATCTTTCGCTACAGTATTCCTGACTCTTTGGCTCCTTTAA
- a CDS encoding PTS system mannose/fructose/sorbose family transporter subunit IID — protein sequence MNRKLPAIIIAQILPRLFLLQASWNFERLQSLGALYVMAPGLRFLYQGQELSMAFQRHLSYFNTHPYMASPVLGAALALEESGATGKNSVLGVTEFKEMTMAPYAAMGDALFWGALRPLSAGVSLFFAVKGSLWAPVVFLLLFNVPHLWMRVGGFFHGYRSGLQVVEVLQRRSLPDLALRIKEATVVLLGGLTAFLSFQLMENEKIFPLWGFGILAAIGGIAWMIHRRVSVLFMVMFVVFLLLVMTWFGS from the coding sequence ATGAATCGCAAGTTGCCTGCCATAATTATCGCGCAGATTCTACCGCGCCTGTTCCTGCTCCAGGCCAGCTGGAACTTTGAGCGGCTCCAAAGCTTGGGTGCTCTTTACGTTATGGCGCCCGGCTTGCGTTTTCTCTATCAGGGGCAGGAACTCTCCATGGCATTTCAACGTCATCTTTCTTATTTCAATACCCACCCTTATATGGCTTCTCCTGTGCTCGGCGCAGCCCTCGCCCTGGAAGAGTCTGGAGCCACCGGAAAAAACTCCGTGCTTGGTGTCACTGAATTCAAGGAAATGACCATGGCGCCTTATGCCGCCATGGGTGATGCCCTTTTTTGGGGTGCTCTTCGTCCGCTCTCCGCCGGCGTGTCCCTGTTTTTCGCAGTCAAGGGTTCCTTGTGGGCGCCCGTGGTTTTTCTACTCCTTTTCAACGTCCCCCACTTATGGATGAGGGTCGGCGGGTTTTTCCATGGCTACCGCAGTGGTCTGCAGGTCGTCGAGGTTCTTCAAAGGCGAAGTCTGCCTGACCTGGCGCTTCGAATCAAGGAGGCGACCGTTGTTCTGCTTGGTGGACTGACCGCTTTTTTGTCTTTTCAGCTCATGGAAAATGAAAAAATTTTCCCTTTATGGGGTTTTGGAATCTTGGCAGCCATCGGCGGCATTGCCTGGATGATTCACCGCCGGGTATCGGTTTTGTTTATGGTTATGTTTGTTGTTTTTCTGCTGCTTGTGATGACATGGTTTGGTAGCTAG
- a CDS encoding HPr family phosphocarrier protein, whose translation MDGKEFRIINRLGLHARAAAQLVQTANQFKSEITVRKDDLEVNGKSIMGLLMLAAPQGSIIHVSADGVDEAEAMAAIGKLIDDGFGED comes from the coding sequence ATGGACGGTAAAGAATTCAGAATTATTAACAGGCTCGGCTTGCATGCCCGTGCGGCGGCTCAACTTGTGCAGACCGCCAACCAATTCAAAAGTGAAATAACCGTCAGGAAAGACGATCTGGAAGTTAACGGAAAAAGTATCATGGGGCTGCTTATGTTGGCCGCACCGCAAGGATCGATCATTCATGTGTCCGCTGATGGCGTGGACGAAGCTGAGGCGATGGCGGCTATTGGAAAGTTGATTGATGACGGCTTTGGAGAAGACTGA
- the ptsP gene encoding phosphoenolpyruvate--protein phosphotransferase: MLIGIGASPGIAIGETYMVNRARMSAVERAIDEGAVDQQIAAFMDAVNLSKRQLEEVKQSVTDRNLSEHIYIIDTHLMILEDQMLLDETRKLIREERINAEGALKRTLDKFRKVFETIEDEYLRERRSDMDFVGERLLRNLLGEHQQSLKDIDRKVIVVAHDLSPADTMQMDKSKIVGFVTDVGGRTSHTAILARSMGIPAVVGLENVTSFVPGGTPVIIDGTAGLMVLHPTEDIFKEYLRKKQIFEYRERELLSYRDLPAITLDGHRVALRGNVEISEEVPLALQQGAEGIGLYRSEFLYMNRLVPPSEEEQVEAYRDIVEQMKPHVVTIRTLDVGGDKFVPEINLSDEANPAMGLRAIRFSLKERRLFKTQLRAILRTSASGKIRIMFPMISGVAEIRTCKSCLEEARAELVAEGLPFDENIPVGIMIETPSAALIAHLLAREVDFFSIGTNDLIQYCLAVDRSNEHVAYLYEPLHPAVLAAIGMICSAAQSAGIEVGMCGEMAGESMYALVLLGFGFTELSMNAPGIPRVKRILRQVRRDEAENLLHEMMKLSTASEVKQYLEEAMTKRFPDLFEQKSF; encoded by the coding sequence ATGCTCATTGGAATCGGTGCTTCACCCGGCATCGCTATCGGGGAGACCTATATGGTCAACCGGGCGCGTATGTCCGCCGTGGAGCGAGCTATTGATGAGGGGGCCGTCGATCAGCAGATAGCGGCCTTTATGGATGCGGTCAATCTTTCCAAAAGGCAACTTGAAGAGGTCAAGCAAAGCGTTACGGACAGGAACCTGTCCGAGCATATCTATATCATCGATACCCATCTGATGATCCTTGAGGATCAGATGCTTCTTGATGAAACCAGGAAGCTGATCCGTGAAGAAAGGATCAATGCGGAAGGAGCCCTGAAAAGGACGCTTGATAAGTTCCGCAAGGTCTTTGAAACGATTGAAGACGAGTACCTCCGGGAGCGACGCTCCGACATGGATTTTGTCGGGGAGCGGCTCCTGCGGAACCTTCTTGGCGAACACCAGCAATCGCTCAAGGATATTGATCGCAAGGTCATCGTCGTAGCCCACGATCTTTCACCCGCCGATACCATGCAGATGGACAAAAGCAAGATTGTGGGATTCGTGACCGACGTCGGCGGGAGAACCTCCCATACCGCCATTCTAGCCCGCTCCATGGGCATTCCCGCGGTCGTTGGTCTTGAAAACGTTACCTCTTTTGTCCCTGGTGGTACCCCTGTCATTATTGACGGAACCGCCGGCCTCATGGTCCTGCACCCGACCGAAGATATCTTTAAGGAATATCTACGGAAAAAGCAGATTTTCGAGTATCGGGAGCGTGAACTTCTCAGCTATAGGGATTTGCCGGCGATCACCCTCGACGGTCATCGGGTGGCCTTGCGTGGCAACGTCGAAATTTCTGAAGAGGTTCCCCTAGCCCTGCAGCAGGGGGCTGAAGGAATAGGTCTCTACCGTTCTGAATTTCTATACATGAATCGACTGGTTCCCCCTTCAGAAGAGGAACAGGTCGAAGCGTATCGCGATATTGTCGAGCAGATGAAGCCCCATGTCGTGACGATTCGTACACTGGATGTCGGCGGCGACAAGTTCGTTCCCGAGATCAACCTGTCGGATGAGGCCAATCCCGCCATGGGGCTTCGGGCGATAAGGTTCTCCCTCAAGGAAAGACGTCTTTTTAAAACACAATTGCGTGCCATTCTAAGAACTTCCGCTTCCGGAAAGATTCGCATCATGTTCCCTATGATTTCCGGTGTGGCTGAAATAAGGACGTGCAAATCATGCCTGGAAGAAGCCAGAGCCGAACTCGTCGCGGAGGGACTTCCCTTCGATGAAAATATTCCCGTAGGGATCATGATCGAGACGCCTTCTGCGGCTCTCATTGCTCATCTGCTGGCCCGGGAGGTCGATTTTTTTTCTATCGGAACCAACGATCTGATTCAATATTGTCTGGCCGTGGATCGTAGCAACGAGCATGTGGCCTATCTTTACGAGCCTCTGCACCCGGCTGTGCTGGCGGCCATAGGCATGATCTGCTCAGCGGCTCAATCTGCCGGCATCGAGGTGGGGATGTGCGGGGAAATGGCTGGTGAGTCTATGTATGCCCTCGTGCTTCTGGGGTTTGGCTTCACCGAATTATCGATGAACGCCCCCGGCATTCCCAGGGTCAAAAGAATTCTTCGGCAGGTACGGCGAGACGAAGCGGAAAACCTCCTCCATGAGATGATGAAGCTCTCAACAGCCAGCGAGGTGAAGCAATATCTTGAAGAGGCCATGACGAAACGATTCCCTGATCTTTTTGAGCAAAAATCCTTCTGA
- the metK gene encoding methionine adenosyltransferase — MPMTDFLFTSESVGEGHPDKVADQISDAILDAILSQDTKARVACETLVTTGMAMIAGEITTSAYVDMPQIVRNTIKEIGYDDSSMGFDYETCAVLTSIDRQSPDISQGVTEGEGLFKDQGAGDQGLMFGYACNETAELMPMPIMFAHRLTKRLADVRKGGLVSFLRPDSKSQVSIQYINDKPIRVDSVVISSQHTPDVSYDTLREFIMDEVVKPIIPAELLDENTKYFINPTGRFVVGGPMGDCGLTGRKIIVDTYGGQGSHGGGAFSGKDPSKVDRSASYMARYVAKNIVAAGLASKCEVQLAYAIGVADPVSVMINTFGTGTIPSNDIARIVQEEFDMRPAGIIKTLDLLRPIYRKTAAYGHFGRELPEFSWEKTDRIDSLRKRAGI, encoded by the coding sequence ATGCCAATGACTGATTTTCTTTTTACGTCCGAGTCGGTAGGCGAAGGCCATCCTGACAAAGTTGCCGACCAGATTTCGGATGCCATTCTTGACGCTATTCTCAGCCAGGACACCAAGGCCCGCGTGGCCTGTGAAACCCTGGTGACCACAGGCATGGCCATGATTGCCGGCGAGATTACCACGAGCGCCTACGTGGATATGCCTCAGATTGTTCGCAATACCATCAAGGAAATCGGGTACGACGATTCTTCCATGGGGTTCGATTACGAAACCTGTGCCGTCCTGACTTCTATTGACCGGCAGTCTCCCGACATTTCCCAGGGTGTTACGGAGGGGGAGGGGCTGTTCAAGGATCAAGGGGCCGGGGACCAGGGTCTCATGTTCGGCTATGCCTGCAACGAAACAGCTGAACTCATGCCGATGCCCATCATGTTTGCCCATCGTCTGACCAAGCGGTTGGCTGATGTACGCAAGGGCGGGCTGGTTTCCTTTCTTCGCCCTGACAGCAAGTCGCAGGTTTCCATCCAGTACATCAACGACAAGCCCATAAGGGTCGATTCAGTCGTTATTTCTTCCCAGCATACCCCTGATGTAAGTTATGACACTCTCAGGGAATTCATCATGGATGAAGTCGTCAAGCCGATTATCCCTGCTGAGCTACTCGATGAAAATACCAAGTATTTCATCAACCCCACCGGACGTTTTGTCGTCGGTGGACCCATGGGCGACTGTGGTCTCACCGGACGAAAAATTATCGTCGATACCTACGGTGGCCAAGGTTCTCATGGTGGTGGAGCCTTTTCCGGCAAGGATCCCAGCAAGGTCGATCGCAGCGCCTCCTACATGGCCCGTTATGTCGCTAAAAATATTGTCGCTGCCGGTCTTGCCAGTAAATGCGAAGTCCAGCTCGCCTATGCTATCGGTGTTGCCGACCCTGTTTCGGTCATGATCAACACCTTTGGTACAGGTACGATCCCTTCCAACGACATTGCCCGGATTGTTCAGGAAGAATTCGACATGCGTCCGGCCGGTATTATCAAGACTCTTGATCTTTTGCGTCCGATTTATCGCAAAACAGCAGCTTATGGGCACTTTGGCAGGGAGCTTCCCGAGTTTAGCTGGGAGAAAACCGACAGAATCGATTCCCTGCGCAAGCGCGCCGGCATCTGA
- a CDS encoding TIGR04283 family arsenosugar biosynthesis glycosyltransferase, whose product MDHSPQAGPNPQLSVIVPVYNEAANLLELFSSLKNQSGIRFEVVLVDGGSTDDTFMQCQQIAATVHFDCRVIRADKGRAQQLNAGARHASAPVLFFLHADSRFPHPLALADSLESLSMVWARCGHRRVAGRFSLRFWRQHGKPHRGYYFYEAKARQDRYQCIHGDQGFMMAVDFFAEMGRFDENLPLLEDTKLADRILTKGQWLLFPAEIQTSARRFETEGLAARQCLNAIIVNFSCIGFDAFFAKAADIYRTQDQSGPLKLYSFFKLAHHLLAQQPGRRQLQLWYRTGKYVRSQGWQLAFWVDVNRAFKRGLPPERVHTAFLKRFDRLWDATTDHALGNGIATLLTAICFYLAFLGLAITKNRFSNKNPHPIKGG is encoded by the coding sequence TTGGACCATTCCCCTCAAGCTGGCCCTAATCCTCAACTGTCCGTCATCGTGCCTGTCTATAACGAGGCGGCGAATCTTCTCGAGCTATTTTCAAGTCTTAAAAACCAGTCAGGTATAAGGTTTGAGGTGGTTCTGGTTGATGGGGGATCGACCGATGACACTTTCATGCAGTGCCAGCAAATCGCCGCCACCGTTCATTTTGATTGCCGGGTCATCAGGGCGGATAAGGGGAGGGCGCAGCAGCTTAATGCCGGTGCCCGCCATGCCTCAGCTCCGGTCCTGTTTTTTCTCCACGCGGACTCCCGCTTTCCCCACCCTTTGGCTCTTGCTGACAGCCTGGAATCCCTGTCGATGGTTTGGGCGCGCTGCGGACATCGCCGCGTTGCCGGACGTTTCTCATTACGTTTCTGGCGACAGCACGGCAAGCCGCACCGGGGCTACTACTTTTATGAAGCCAAGGCAAGGCAGGATCGCTATCAGTGTATCCACGGGGATCAAGGCTTCATGATGGCTGTCGACTTCTTTGCAGAGATGGGACGCTTTGATGAGAATCTTCCCCTGCTTGAAGATACGAAACTGGCTGATCGCATTTTGACGAAGGGCCAGTGGTTGCTCTTTCCGGCAGAGATTCAGACCTCGGCCAGGCGCTTTGAAACCGAAGGTTTGGCTGCCCGGCAATGTCTCAATGCCATCATCGTCAATTTTTCCTGTATCGGATTCGACGCCTTTTTTGCAAAGGCGGCCGACATTTATCGCACCCAGGACCAAAGCGGCCCCCTCAAGCTATACTCCTTTTTCAAGCTGGCGCATCATCTTCTGGCACAGCAACCCGGCCGGCGTCAGCTGCAATTGTGGTATCGCACCGGCAAGTATGTCCGTTCCCAGGGCTGGCAGTTGGCCTTTTGGGTCGATGTTAACCGGGCTTTTAAAAGAGGCCTGCCGCCCGAAAGGGTGCACACCGCTTTTCTGAAACGGTTTGACCGACTGTGGGATGCGACGACAGACCATGCTTTAGGGAACGGGATAGCGACGTTGCTGACCGCGATCTGCTTTTACCTGGCTTTTCTCGGGCTGGCGATAACGAAAAACCGTTTTTCCAACAAGAACCCGCACCCGATCAAGGGAGGATAA
- a CDS encoding PaaI family thioesterase encodes MTVPKATIDSIHEIPLLKTLGIVAVEIGERHAVMRATIDERHLNYYGGAHGGLIATLVDTVCFFPAPLLPAGLAVTTSNLNVNYLRAVHPGETLIAKSEIVHLGRRTVSLRVVVHSEEKLVAQGMATLIVLNPSAV; translated from the coding sequence ATGACCGTTCCCAAAGCCACGATCGACTCCATTCATGAGATTCCGCTTCTAAAAACACTGGGAATTGTCGCTGTGGAAATTGGAGAGCGGCATGCCGTTATGAGGGCCACAATCGATGAGAGGCACCTGAATTATTACGGTGGCGCGCATGGTGGCCTGATCGCCACCCTGGTCGACACGGTATGTTTTTTCCCTGCTCCCCTCCTTCCTGCCGGTCTTGCTGTCACTACGTCCAATTTGAATGTGAATTATCTGCGGGCTGTCCATCCTGGGGAGACTCTCATAGCCAAATCCGAAATTGTTCACTTGGGTCGTCGCACTGTCAGCCTCCGGGTTGTGGTGCACAGCGAGGAAAAACTTGTCGCTCAGGGCATGGCAACGCTGATTGTGCTGAACCCTTCGGCGGTTTAA